The Candidatus Thermoplasmatota archaeon genome segment CCCGAGGTCCTCAGGATAAGGTCGGGATCTGGAACGTCCGCCGTGTACAGCTTGGACGCGAAGGTCTTCTCGTCTATGCTGTCAACCGAGATCCTCCCATCCTTCACGTCCTGAGCGAGGCTTCTGATGGCAGTGATGATTTCTTCCCTCCCTCCGTAGGCGATGGCGATGTTGTAGAAGTAGTTGTTATAGTCCTTGGTCATCTCCTCTGCATACTCTATCGCCTCCCTCACGTCCTTTGGGAGAAGATCCCTTTCTCCCAACACCCTGACCCTTATGCCGTACTCGTGGACTCTATCGTCCTCACCGATCCTCCTGAAGTTCTCCGCGAAGAGGCTCATGAGATGACTGACCTCCTTCTTGCTTCTCTTAAGGTTCTCCGTGGAGAAGGCATAGACCGTGAGGACCTTGACGCCGACATCGAGGCACCACTGAAGAACCTCCTTGAGCTTGTCCCCTCCCTTCTCATGCCCGACGTTGGGATCGATGCCCAGGTCTCTTGCGAACCTTCTGTTCCCGTCCATGATTATCGCGATGTGTCTGGGGATCTTGCCGCTCTCGACCTGCATCTCAAGCCTCTTGACGTAGGCCTGATAGGCGGTGTCGGATATCATCCGCGTGATTTCGCTAGCCATCTCTTCTCGAAAATCCTTCACCGACTATTTCTATCTTCCCATGCCTATGGTGAGACATCTGGAACGGTCTCGGAAGCTTGAAATAGGTGGTGGCGTAATCTGGCCTTACATAGCTTCCAGGCAGTGCAAGAAATGAAGTACAGGGATTACGTGGAGATCTCCAGCCGCCTGCAGAGACCATCGGACATGAACGTCATCGCCCAGAGCAGGGGACTGGACAAAGAACTGCTTATGGTGCTCTACACACAGAACGTCGTCAGGGATGCTACGAGGAGGTTCTATCAGGTCAAGAGAAGGGCACCCAAGTTGCTCCATCTCTGGAAGAGCGGTAAATCCTTTCGTCAGATATCTGAGACGTTCTCATTCCCACCGATTCTGATGGCCCTGCTGATAATGCAGGAGAACAAGATCTCCCGGAAGCGTTTCTGGAAGATGGCCCTCAAGCCTGAGGACATCAAGGACAACAGGCTCCGACAAGACATCAAGAATGCGTGCAAGGCCGATCTCGTTTACTCTCCAGAAGGTATCGAGAGACAGAGGGAGAGGGGCAGATGGGGAGAAGCCAAACTGAACGAGTGGCTGGACAAGAAGAACATCGAGTACCGGACCGAAGCGGAGCTTCGAGGTAAGTACAAGAAGACTCCGGACGCCCTTTTCCACAAACCTCTCAGGTTGGACGGCTCCGACCGGATGTGGATAGAGTCCAAGGCAACATTCGGAGACCCAGTCGAGCTCAAACGGCACGTGAAGAAACAGCTGCAACCGTACCGGTCCATGTTCGGGGAGGGGCTGGTCGTCTACTGGTTTGGCTACGTCGAGGATGCGCGAGTAACCATTCCC includes the following:
- the uppS gene encoding di-trans,poly-cis-decaprenylcistransferase: MASEITRMISDTAYQAYVKRLEMQVESGKIPRHIAIIMDGNRRFARDLGIDPNVGHEKGGDKLKEVLQWCLDVGVKVLTVYAFSTENLKRSKKEVSHLMSLFAENFRRIGEDDRVHEYGIRVRVLGERDLLPKDVREAIEYAEEMTKDYNNYFYNIAIAYGGREEIITAIRSLAQDVKDGRISVDSIDEKTFASKLYTADVPDPDLILRTSGEERISNFLLWQLAYSELYFVDVYWPGFRKLDFLRAIRSYQMRQRRYGE
- a CDS encoding C15orf41 family protein; amino-acid sequence: MKYRDYVEISSRLQRPSDMNVIAQSRGLDKELLMVLYTQNVVRDATRRFYQVKRRAPKLLHLWKSGKSFRQISETFSFPPILMALLIMQENKISRKRFWKMALKPEDIKDNRLRQDIKNACKADLVYSPEGIERQRERGRWGEAKLNEWLDKKNIEYRTEAELRGKYKKTPDALFHKPLRLDGSDRMWIESKATFGDPVELKRHVKKQLQPYRSMFGEGLVVYWFGYVEDARVTIPEGVAVMDDRFFEL